In Chanodichthys erythropterus isolate Z2021 chromosome 11, ASM2448905v1, whole genome shotgun sequence, a single window of DNA contains:
- the LOC137030192 gene encoding uncharacterized protein, which produces MVTGDTEGGRSAGVEVRASGRGGLEHAEVKGGAKDSRSPGGDDSQKSSDVTTPLRGGRGGTEGLMGDSEDGVAELRRDSGGDDRTVKPGQRNWLNFEEVAGERLGGDSGDTEYLMLDGTSRGAGLGGISSSCPNTNKLSTESSSDSLPVARVENLAVDGAATQSSKYGDGFAEKAIDRGLQQLYTGCSSTLNETNPWWRLDLRHIYSVSEVVVTNRKDCCAEQINGAEIHIGNSLENNGNNNPICAVIPAIPAGESYNYSCNGMEGRYVNLIIPGDMKILTLCEVKVYGEGPCLKRSFVKMQFNSRNDLTDPSMIENLGSALADRGLTDVTLRWSQAPQTGHCENRNSP; this is translated from the exons ATGGTCACTGGTGACACCGAGGGTGGAAGGAGCGCAGGCGTGGAAGTCAGGGCGTCGGGTCGAGGTGGACTGGAGCATGCAGAGGTTAAAGGCGGAGCCAAGGACTCCCGAAGCCCTGGAGGAGATGACTCCCAGAAGTCCAGTGATGTAACCACGCCACTGAGAGGAGGCAGAGGTGGAACAGAGGGGCTGATGGGAGACAGTGAAGACGGGGTAGCAGAACTG AGGAGAGACAGCGGAGGAGATGACAGGACAGTGAAGCCTGGACAGAGGAACTGGCTGAATTTTGAAGAAGTGGCAGGAGAGAGGCTTGGTGGGGACTCTGGGGATACAGAATACCTCATGCTGGATGGGACCAGCAGGGGCGCAGGCCTGGGTGGGATCAGTTCATCCTGtccaaacaccaacaaactgtCTACAGAGTCCAGCAGCGACTCACTCCCTGTGGCAAGAGTGG AAAATCTGGCAGTAGATGGAGCCGCTACACAATCATCAAAATATGGGGACGGGTTTGCTGAAAAGGCCATTGATCGAGGTCTCCAGCAGTTGTACACGGGATGCTCGTCAACCCTTAATGAGACTAACCCATGGTGGAGGCTGGATCTGCGTCATATTTACAGTGTTAGTGAAGTAGTCGTCACTAACAGAAAAGACTGCTGTGCAGAACAAATAAACGGAGCAGAGATTCACATCGGAAACTCTTTGGAGAACAACGGCAACAACAATCCCAT ATGTGCTGTTATTCCTGCTATTCCAGCAGGAGAGTCCTACAACTACTCATGTAATGGGATGGAGGGACGATATGTGAATCTGATCATTCCTGGAGACATGAAGATACTCACTCTCTGTGAGGTGAAGGTCTATGGAGAAG GTCCCTGTTTAAAAAGATCATTTGTAAAAATGCAGTTTAACTCCAGGAATGATTTGACCGACCCTTCAATGATAGAAAAT TTGGGATCTGCTCTGGCTGATAGAGGACTCACAGATGTGACACTGAGATGGTCTCAAGCTCCTCAAACAG GTCACTGCGAGAACAGAAATTCCCCTTGA